In Alteromonas sp. RKMC-009, the genomic stretch ATGCCGTAATGCTTTGATTAATCCTGAACTGCGATAGGTTGTGGTGCGGGACTCTCTGACATCATCAGCCACTTCCCGCCAGTCAGACAATAATCCATTCAGTCTGCTGACCTGTTCACTGAGCTCTTTTATGAGTGCCGGATCCGGGCTGTCCCGCCACTCTTCCAGTAGTAAATTAATTGTCTGAACCGGCGTTGCAGCGTCATGGGTAAGTTGTGCCGCGGCTGTACCAATAGCCAGGAGTTGTTCATTTCTTAACTGAGTTTCTCTTAGTGCAACAATAGCCGCATTGCGCTTTCTTAACTGGCGGCGGTAATAAAAAATGATGGCTGCAATGAACACGCTTGTGCCGGCAAAACTCCACACCATATTGGCCGCATGCTGCGCCATACCATCGTGATGAGAAGCAGGGGAAGCAAGCAGCTGTAATAACTGGGCACCGGTACTGATAAGCAATACCGCCGTGGCCAACCTGAAGGGAAGTTGTACCAGACCGGCGACAAGGGGGATCAGTAATATGATGGCGTAGGGATTACTGGCGGCACCGTTCAATCCGATAAGCCAGTTTACCAGCACGATTTCCAGCACCGTGCAGACAAACAACGCTACGGCATTCAGCCGGCGCTTTTCGGGTAGCAGGGTGAGCAAGATCAGTAGCATCAGCGTGGATTACCGCATTGTCTGTTATTCCGGCGTACTGCTTCTGCAGAGCGGGCCTGATTATAGATTGCTCTGCGGCGTACAACCGCAGAGTATAAAGTGTTAAGGCTAAAACGCCAGTGTTACGCCAAGGTCAAAAGACCGCCCCCTTCCGGCAATCTGCGCGAAGCCCTGTTCCGGCGTTTGCTTAAACTGAGCAATGTTGACGCCGCCAGCGGGCTCTTCATACCAGGTATCCAGCAGATTATGGATGTCGAAGTGGAAAGTCATATTACCCTGTTGCCATGCAGTAGACAGATGCAGCAGTGACCAGGCGTCAGTGGTGTTCTCATTGCGCCGGTTATCCACATCGTTTTTACTGCCTGTCCATTGCCACGATAATGCACCTGAGAACGACGATATGGCATATTCCAGGCTCATAGTATTCTGTACCGGTATGATTTGGTAAAGATTGCCTTCTCCGTGACGGCGCTCACCTTGTTGCCAGCTGAACGCTGTTTTCCAGGTCAGTGCCCCTGCTTCATTGTCAAACAGACGCTTCGATGCTTTTACATCAGCACCGGTAAGGGTGGCGTCTGTGTTTATAAATTGCAGAATGTTTCTCTGTCCTGCAGCGGAGTCTGTGCGGTTGAAAGTACCGGAGACATCGACGTCAATGTAGTCTGATACCCGCGTGTACCAGATACTCACTTCTGCTGCCCAGTCTGATTTTTCAGCTTGCCAGGACACCGACGCTGTACTGGCGGTTTCAGGTGCAAGATTGATGTTCCCGATATAGCCGTTGCCGTCACCAAACCAGCCAATCATGGATGTGGCCATGGCGCTGGTTCCCCAGCTGTAACGTTCATAAAGGTTAGGGGCGCGGTCCTTTCTTGCGATACCAAGGGTCAGGCTTTGATCGCCGGATAATTTGCGTGTAGCCAGCAACGTGGCGTCGAACAGTGTGTCAGACTGACTCCGGTCTGCTGAATTAAATGCGCTGGCTGCTGCCAGATTGTTTGCCATCATCGTCCCGCTGCCCATGGACATGCCACCCATGGACATTCCATCCATGCTGCTGTTGACATATGCCTGAACTTCACCGGTATCCGTTGTGACATATTCAGCGCGCAGTCCCGCCTGGTACTGCCAGTCTTTATCAGCGGCGGACAACCATTCAGCCCAGGCTGCAAGGCGGTCCCGCTCCCCGTCATTAATGTTGATGTAGTCATTGGGGCCCATCATGGCTGAGCCTTCCACAGCCGGCCACCAGTCGTCCAGGCGATTGGCGTAATATTCCTGACCAAAAACAAAGGTACCGCTTTTATCTGCCGGCATTGTCCACTTCAGCTTTAGTGCAGTGTCGTGGCTGTCTGTGTTCATTGGCATCATGCCTGTTTTCTCCGCCGTGAAGAAACCCATTTCATGGGTGGTATGACGGGTACTGGCGGTGACATCCAGGGCAATATCTCCGAACTGTCGCTGGTACAGTGCCGTAATGCCTGTACTGGTATTGTCAGTCATGTCCATGTACTGGTTCGGGAAGCCCTGATAGGGGATACGCTGGTGAGAAATGCTCAGTTGCAGGCGTTGTGATGTATCCTGATAACCACCACTCAGCAAATGGTTTGTGGCTTTATAAAGGGTATCAAGTACCAGGTTGCCATGCCCGTCTTCGTAGCTTTCTGCTTTGGACTGATTTCCTGCATAGCTCAGATACCATGTGTCACTGGCAACAGTGGCATCAGCGCTCAGGGTTCTGCCATTGTCGTTGCTTTGATAAAAATACCCCAGCGACCCTTTCTCAAACGTTACCGTATCACTTGTATTGAATGCCGGTGTGAAAGTAGACAATGCAATAACCCCGGCAATATTGTCACCGCCGGCACTGACCGGAGATACGCCCGGTAAAACGGCAATGGTATTGACCTGATTGGCGGAAACATATGACAGAGGCGGGTTCATCTGGTTACCACAAGCTGCAGTAACAGGCACACCGTCGGTGAGTAGCTGAATGCGGTCACCCATCATACCGTTCATCACCGGTAATGCAGAGACACCGCCTGCTGCAGAAAACGTGATACCGGCTTGTGCCAGACGGGATGAGAGGTTCTCATCACCATGAAGATGAGGCTGGCGGGTGGTGACTTCGATGGTTTCCACCGGAGTTTCTCCGGCAGAAGCTAATGTACTGAGCAGTGTGGTTGCAGACAACACAGCATAGGGGAATGGTTTCACTTACATTTTCCGGTTATTAAATCCGGCGATAGTGTAACGGCGGCGTCGCAAAACCAACATGCGACAAATTGTCGCACATGTTCAAAAGTTAAGCGTTTGAGAAGTTTGGCGATATTTATTTAGCTTTACGGAAGATAAGCCCTTATTCAGGCTCAGAAATCATGTAACAATAGTCGTTCATCCGGTCCATCCTTGTCATACTAATGATTAGTTGCGGCTTTATCATATTGGTTATACGTTTCAGGTATAAAGTTATTCTGTAGGATATTGTAGTGTCTGATAATCTGGTTTCTGTTAAGACTCTCGATAAAGAGCAACTTAAACACGCAACAATTTTTTCTGGTATCAGCCCGAAGGCCATGCGCCGGGTGTTTGCTGCGTGGTGTATTTTTTGTGTTGTAGTCGCCATTATTGTGGTTATGGCTCCTGATTTATCTCAGGTTTTCCAACTTACCGTGTTTGGCGTACTGATTGCGTTTACGCTGGCAATGTTTGGTCAAAGCCGCATCGCTGAAGGCTGGCCGGCGGTACTTTCCAGTGACAATGAAATCTGTGTGATCCGCGACCCGCAAAAGCGGGAATTTATATGTGTGCCTGTCAGTCTGGTTACCGCAGCTGAACCGGCGCTGATAAAGCCAAATAAAAAAGCACTGGCGCTCATGCTGGATACGCAGCGGCTATCGGAAAACGATGTCAGTACCCTTAATCAGGCGGTCTGGCCACGGGACGACCGGTTGCTGGCTCTTGCGCACTTTATATCCCGCGATAAAGCATGCCGGAAAATTAATTCCTTCCTTTCCTGATATCCATTTCTTCCGGTGCTTGCACAAAAAATGAGCAGGTGCCGGGCGACTTGTCCCAAATTGGCCTGTCATGGGGACAATATTCACAGATAGAATTGTTTTTCAAATTTCATTAATGGTAATGTTGTCTTACCTTTTATCATGAAATCAGCACGCTTATTTCTTTAAGCTGTTGATATTTGGGGTTAATTCTGATCTCGGTGGTATCTAAAATTCGTAATAAACGCCGCTTATACAGAGATGGCGTGAATTCTGCACTCGTAAATCCTGCAGATAGAAGTACAGAAAGGTAGCAACTTGATTGCTGCACCTGTAGTACAAGTAAAATGTGCGTTTCCTTAAGTTTTAGGGTCTATGAGACCTGTCGCAGAAATGCGGACAGAGTGTGAAAACAGCAAGGAGGCAACATGACCCCCGGTACAATCTTACAAATTCTGGTCGTTGAAGACGATCCTGTGGTAGCAAGCCAGTTAACCTGCTTTTTGACCGGACTGGGATGGAAAGTGGATTTTGCTGCCAGCGGAAAGCTGGCTATCCGTCTGAGCAAGGCTCAGCGATACGACGCTATTCTGCTTGATGTGGCGATGCCGGATTTACCCGGTGCGGATATACTGGCACAAATAAAACAAGCCTGTGATTCGCCGGTATTACTGATGAACCCGGGGCAAGACCCCGCAGGTAACGCAGCCTTTGCCGCTGCAGATGACAGTGTTCCGGATCCTTCAGACTACCGTGACATTGTGGGTCGTTGTCAACGCTTTGCCACACAGGAACCGCTGGCAATCACAGCCTGACAAAATACCCTCAAAAGAGAGTTCATGGAAACCTGTAGCTGAAAAGCCACAGGTTTAATTAGATGGTCCGCCTCACCTCTAAGCTAGTCTTAGAGTTAGGCAATCAAAGAGGCGAACCATCATGTCTACTATTAAAGTTCTTGGTATCGATTTAGGCAAATCATCCTTTCATGTGATAGGCCGTGATTATTCAGATAACCAAATCATCCGCAAAAAGTTTTCCCGCACTGCACTCATTCATTTTCTTCATCAGTTAACGCCATGCACAATTGCTTTCGAGGCTTGTGGCGGTGCGCACTGGCTCGGCAGGCAGTGTGAGTCGATGGGGCACAAAGTCAGACTGATCCCTCCGCAATATGTAAAGCCCTTCGTTAAAAGCAATAAAAATGATTTCATAGATGCAGAAGCAATATGCGAAGCATCGACAAGACCCAATATGCGCTTTGTCAGCGTAAAGTCGGAAGAAGCACAGGTCATTTCCGCTATTCATAAAGCCAGGCACGGTTATATTAAAGACCGGACAGCATGTATGTCCCGCATAGGCGCATTGCTTCTCGAATTTGGCATTGCGCTGCCAACAGGCCATAGCGTGATGAAGCAGTTATTTAACTGGCTTGCTCAGCAACGACAGGAATTGCCGGGCCTGCTCATGCAAGAGCTTGCGGAGCTTCACGATTACTATCTGTTTCTCAATGAGAGCATTGAGAAACAAGACAAAAAGCTAAAGCAACTGGTTGAAACAAACGCGATAGGCCAGCTTCTTAAAACCATTCCAGGTATTGGAGACATGACAGCGAGTCTTTGTATTGCCAACATCAGTAGCGCCACTGACTTTAAAAGTGGGAGAAACATGGCGGCATGGTTGGGACTGGTTCCGGCGCAGTATTCGACTGGCGGTAAACCCAAATTACTGGGGATAAGCAAACGGGGTAACAAAGAGCTCCGGACCTTGTTTATCCATGCTGCCAGGGCGGTCATGTCCCGACCAGATAAGACCGGTAAAATTTATGGCGAGTGGCTAATTAATTTACGCGCCACAAAGCCATTCAATGTTGTAACCGTCGCTCTGGCCAACAAGCTGGTACGAATAGCATGGGCAGTAATGAAAACTAAACAAGCATTCAATAGCAAAGCGTTAGCACCAGGTTTGCAATGATAAATATGATGACGAAAACGGTAGAAGCACTGGATTAAAACCTGACACAAAAAACAGCTCACAGAAGCTTTCGGTTTTTTGAGGATAATCCAGCGCGGATCTCATCGTGGAGCGGGTTGCGAAAGCGCCTAATCAGACTCCGAATACATTAGCGCATAACCAACCCCGTTATCGACATTTACTGTTGCAATAACGAGGCGGACCATACATTTTTATGCCTGTTCAACTGAAGGATTATTTTTTAATCTCAGTGTTGTGAGTAAAGGAAAGTGATCTGAGCCTACAGTGGGCATTCTTTCTATTTTGACCAGTTCAAAATGCTCAGTGTGAAAGACGTGGTCCAGCGGCCAGCGCAGCAACGGATAATCCGCATGGAAAGTGTTGAAAAATCCACGGCCACGACGGGGATCCAGCATGCCACTTATTTTTCTGAATTTTCGGGTCGTCGGTGACCATGCCACATCATTGAGGTCGCCGGTAACGATGGCCGGATGCTTTAACTTTGCCATTTCTTTTCCTACCCGTGTCAGTTCCTTATCTCTGGGTCCGGCAGATTTATTTTCTGTAGGACTTGGCGGTTTAGGGTGTACAAAATGGATTTTTACCTGAGTACCCGCCATTTCCTGCCAGATTTCCATAGACGGTACGTCATCTTCAATAATGAACCGGATTTTTTCGTTGCCGAAGGGACGCCTGCTATAAAGATGCATGCCGTAAAGATTTTCCAGCGGACAAGAGAGGCGGTAAGGATAGTCATCATGAAGGACCGACAGTGCCTGCTCCCAGTCTTTGTTGCTTTCCAGCGTCACCAGAATATCCGGTTTACGTTGCCTGGTAAGATTAATCAGTGCGTCATAGTTATCGTTAGTCATTAATACATTGCTGGTGAGAATGCTTATTGTGCGGTCGTCATCAGTTGCCGGTACCTGATTCACTTCCGTGCGCCAAAACGGTGTATAAGGGATTACCCAGGCAAGTTGATAGAGCAAAGCACAGACAGCACCGGCCTGCATGCACAGCGCCAGTAAGGGCGTTTCGATATACCAGTATGTCCAGACTAAGGTGAGCACAAGTAAAATAAACGCCTGCTGCAGACGGGGAAACTCCCAAACGCGGATTAACCAGTGCTGGCAGGGTATGTGAGGCAGTATTGCAGCCACAATAAAGAAAAGGGTAATGATAGAGAGTACTGTTGTCATGGTTCGTCCGCTGAAATTACTGTCCGGAATCAAAATATTTAGCTTACTTATATAAAGACTTTCAGTCCTGTTCGATCAAACGGGGTGATTTCAGCAATTGTAAATGCAAGGTAAAAAATACGGGGTTCTGAGAAAAGTTTGCATGAAGGGAAAGAGCGGAAAGTTGGGGGCCACTATAAAAAATCATATTTTTCAGTTATTTAATTTGCTGGCATGAAGTTGGCTTCATTTATTTTGCTTGATAATTAAGGAGAGCAAAATTATGAAACGTTCAATTCTTTCACTGTTAGTAGCTGGTACATTAACTACTTCTGCTTTTGCAGGATCTATGGATACTGCGAACAAGTGGGAGGAAGGTGCCAAGGATGCCTGGATTGACGGCAAAGCTGAAGCAACATTACTATTTAACGGTAATCTGAATTCTTTTGATATCAACACCGATGTTCAGAATGGCAAAGTTATTCTGACAGGTAAAGTTGATAACTCTGTCGATAAAAAGCTCGCGGAAGAGCTGGTAGCGAATATCGACGGCGTAACAGATGTTGATAACCAGCTGACCGTTGTAGAAGAGCATGACTCTGAAGCTATGGACGGTGATGACATGGATATGGACTCTGCAACCGGCAAACTGACAGATGCTAAAATCGCGACAGTAATCAAAACCCGTTTACTGATGGACTCTGACATTTCTGGTTTTGATATCGACGTGGATGTTGAGCAGGGCAATGTTACGCTTACCGGTACAGTAGACTCAGACGCTGAGCGTGACCTGGCCGTTGAGATTGCGAAAAACGCCACAGATGTTACAGACGTTGAAGACAACCTGAAGGTCGTTCAACAGAAAACAGCGATGAAAAGCGAATAATACTTTTTAACTGCATAATCCGGAAAGGGCTGAGTTATCTCAGCCCTTTTTTTATTGCGTCCCGGTTAGTGAGCCTTGCTGAAAAACCTTCCTTCCCGTCTGTGAAAATATTTCCCGCCTGTAGTAAAAAAGTATCATTTCTTTTTCAGGTCCACGTAAATTGTTTGGGTGTAATCGCCCGCATCCTTTCCCTCTGATTTTTCTTCTATGATAATGAGTTAATACTTAAGTCTAATAAAACAGTAGGTTACGAAAACGCCGGTCATGACGCTGAAGCACGGCGGTGGCTTTTGCGGCATTTCTTTAAGGTCTTTAAAAATATGGCGCGGAAATTGGAATATTAGGAATAGTTGTGAGAGTAAATAAGTCATTTACCGGAATTCAATTCTACGCACGCAAGGGAGCAGTATGAAATTTCTGAAGACTAAACACCGTCCGTTACCGTCAACGTCATTTGAGCGTCTCATTCACTCGCAGCCAGTTTTTAACTGGTTCGATCGCTATGACAAACGTGACCACAAAGCCGGCAAGGCAACAGCAGGTGCAGTGATGGCGGAGGCAGCGACCGCTAAGTAAGTACAGGAAAGCGATCCGGACGGCCCTTGAATTAAACAACGATGGTGAAAAACATGAATTACTTAAAAATTGCAGTAATGACAGTGTTACTTCTGACCAGCCTTGTAGCTCTGGGGTCCGGAAAGCAACTTTCAACCTGGCTGGGGGAAACGCCGGCAGAAACATCAACCGGTGCTGATCTGGCAGAAGTTGAGGCGGTATTTAATGAGTTGGAATTTGACCCGGCGAATTCGTTTCATCAAATTCGTAAGCAAAGGATTGAGCATTATCTTGATTTGGCCCGTAACTATGATGATAGTGACTGGGACTACAGCAGGGATGAAGCTCTGCAGCGGGCTCA encodes the following:
- a CDS encoding HAMP domain-containing histidine kinase produces the protein MLLILLTLLPEKRRLNAVALFVCTVLEIVLVNWLIGLNGAASNPYAIILLIPLVAGLVQLPFRLATAVLLISTGAQLLQLLASPASHHDGMAQHAANMVWSFAGTSVFIAAIIFYYRRQLRKRNAAIVALRETQLRNEQLLAIGTAAAQLTHDAATPVQTINLLLEEWRDSPDPALIKELSEQVSRLNGLLSDWREVADDVRESRTTTYRSSGLIKALRHSLTLARPEALIHWQTCNSDCNIHADRTLLPALTNIVVNACEEASGETDKGVSITQVVSTGQWTLRIANPLNNAPPEHAPVIGRQLVHSEKGNGVASVLTNATIERFGGKVSWEIIDSRGTLTLETTVILPAEQ
- a CDS encoding TonB-dependent receptor, which produces MKPFPYAVLSATTLLSTLASAGETPVETIEVTTRQPHLHGDENLSSRLAQAGITFSAAGGVSALPVMNGMMGDRIQLLTDGVPVTAACGNQMNPPLSYVSANQVNTIAVLPGVSPVSAGGDNIAGVIALSTFTPAFNTSDTVTFEKGSLGYFYQSNDNGRTLSADATVASDTWYLSYAGNQSKAESYEDGHGNLVLDTLYKATNHLLSGGYQDTSQRLQLSISHQRIPYQGFPNQYMDMTDNTSTGITALYQRQFGDIALDVTASTRHTTHEMGFFTAEKTGMMPMNTDSHDTALKLKWTMPADKSGTFVFGQEYYANRLDDWWPAVEGSAMMGPNDYININDGERDRLAAWAEWLSAADKDWQYQAGLRAEYVTTDTGEVQAYVNSSMDGMSMGGMSMGSGTMMANNLAAASAFNSADRSQSDTLFDATLLATRKLSGDQSLTLGIARKDRAPNLYERYSWGTSAMATSMIGWFGDGNGYIGNINLAPETASTASVSWQAEKSDWAAEVSIWYTRVSDYIDVDVSGTFNRTDSAAGQRNILQFINTDATLTGADVKASKRLFDNEAGALTWKTAFSWQQGERRHGEGNLYQIIPVQNTMSLEYAISSFSGALSWQWTGSKNDVDNRRNENTTDAWSLLHLSTAWQQGNMTFHFDIHNLLDTWYEEPAGGVNIAQFKQTPEQGFAQIAGRGRSFDLGVTLAF
- a CDS encoding response regulator transcription factor gives rise to the protein MTPGTILQILVVEDDPVVASQLTCFLTGLGWKVDFAASGKLAIRLSKAQRYDAILLDVAMPDLPGADILAQIKQACDSPVLLMNPGQDPAGNAAFAAADDSVPDPSDYRDIVGRCQRFATQEPLAITA
- a CDS encoding IS110 family transposase — its product is MSTIKVLGIDLGKSSFHVIGRDYSDNQIIRKKFSRTALIHFLHQLTPCTIAFEACGGAHWLGRQCESMGHKVRLIPPQYVKPFVKSNKNDFIDAEAICEASTRPNMRFVSVKSEEAQVISAIHKARHGYIKDRTACMSRIGALLLEFGIALPTGHSVMKQLFNWLAQQRQELPGLLMQELAELHDYYLFLNESIEKQDKKLKQLVETNAIGQLLKTIPGIGDMTASLCIANISSATDFKSGRNMAAWLGLVPAQYSTGGKPKLLGISKRGNKELRTLFIHAARAVMSRPDKTGKIYGEWLINLRATKPFNVVTVALANKLVRIAWAVMKTKQAFNSKALAPGLQ
- a CDS encoding endonuclease/exonuclease/phosphatase family protein, with translation MTTVLSIITLFFIVAAILPHIPCQHWLIRVWEFPRLQQAFILLVLTLVWTYWYIETPLLALCMQAGAVCALLYQLAWVIPYTPFWRTEVNQVPATDDDRTISILTSNVLMTNDNYDALINLTRQRKPDILVTLESNKDWEQALSVLHDDYPYRLSCPLENLYGMHLYSRRPFGNEKIRFIIEDDVPSMEIWQEMAGTQVKIHFVHPKPPSPTENKSAGPRDKELTRVGKEMAKLKHPAIVTGDLNDVAWSPTTRKFRKISGMLDPRRGRGFFNTFHADYPLLRWPLDHVFHTEHFELVKIERMPTVGSDHFPLLTTLRLKNNPSVEQA
- a CDS encoding BON domain-containing protein, whose product is MKRSILSLLVAGTLTTSAFAGSMDTANKWEEGAKDAWIDGKAEATLLFNGNLNSFDINTDVQNGKVILTGKVDNSVDKKLAEELVANIDGVTDVDNQLTVVEEHDSEAMDGDDMDMDSATGKLTDAKIATVIKTRLLMDSDISGFDIDVDVEQGNVTLTGTVDSDAERDLAVEIAKNATDVTDVEDNLKVVQQKTAMKSE